From Haloplasma contractile SSD-17B:
ACTTAAATAATTTATTTGATGGAAAAAAAGAACATTTAAAATCGATTAATAATCAACTGATAGAACTTCACGTTGTTCCTTTGTTTCATCTTCTTGATATACAAAAACAAACATCAGGATGCGAGCAGTTGATCACTCAACTAAAGCATTTGAATGGATTAAAGATAGGGTTGTGTTACGAAGAGCATCGTACCTTTTACGCAAACTTATATAACGAAATAAACATTTTATTTACTGAAACAAATCAATATAAAATAAAAGAAAGACCTTAGTGATTTAAAATCACTAAGGTCTTTCTAAATATAAAGATCATTAATTACAGTCTAAAATCATCTACATTTACACCGTAATATGGATTTGAATCTTGATATGATTCTGGCATTGAGATATCAGATAACGCTCTACCTGCTTTTGCATCAGACATCTCATGTGTAGAGATATCGCCAAGCGCAATAATTCCAATCAATCGCTCTACCTCATCTACTACAGGAATACGTCTTATTTGATGATTACCCATGATATGAGCAGCAGTAGCTACCTCATCAGTAGGTTTAAGCATAAACACCTGTGTGGTCATAATGTTATCAATTTCAACAGTATAAGGTTTATTCAGGTGTATACAACGTAATACGATGTCACGATCCGTTAAAACGCCTACAACTCTTCTGTCATCGTTTATTACAGGTAAACACCCAATATTATAAGCTGCCATGTATTCAGCAGCTGTTCTTACTGTATCGTCTGGGTATAAACAGACAACATCATGTGTCATTAACTCATGTACCTGCATAATTCAACCTCCTTTTGAATACTCACTATATTTTTTGTGTATTTTGTAAAACTATGCGAAAAAACATAATTTTTGTGAAGCTGTTGCATATAATTTGGTGTAAGGGAGGTTTTTAAGTATGTTTAATGTAAATCGAATTACAATTGAAGATAAAGAATTTTATACGTATCAAGTTAAATTGCCAAAGACAAATTTATTAGTTATTTCAAACGATGTTGGCTATTTCATGTGCGGGGCATTAGATGTTGCCGTATTTGATAGTAAACCACACTTGCAGGCAAGGAAAGTTATTTGTGGCCGTGCTTTAGGTGTTAAGACAATTGATGATTTATTAAACGCACCACTAAAAGAAGTTACAAAAGCAGCGGAACAAAAAGGCATTACAGAAGGTATGATTGTAAGAGACGCTTTACTTAAATTGGATTGATTCTAGATGCGTCGCAGACGAATAAGGATAGGAAGTAAAAAAAGGTCACAACATAGAAAAAAGAAACCTAAACTATTAAGATTATTTACATTTAAAAAAACGCTCTTATTTACAATCGTACTATTCGTTTTATTATTTCAATTAACTCGTTTATATTTTAAACCACCTGTACTCACATATGCAAAACATAAGTCAACATTTTATGCTACCTTAATTATTAATAATGCGATTCGAGATGAAGTAGTGAAGAACATAGATATGGAAAAAATTGTTGTAGTAGATAATAAAACTGGAGGCGACGTATCAAGTATCATCATTAACACTTATGAGGTTAACAATATCTTAGCAA
This genomic window contains:
- a CDS encoding CBS domain-containing protein, with product MQVHELMTHDVVCLYPDDTVRTAAEYMAAYNIGCLPVINDDRRVVGVLTDRDIVLRCIHLNKPYTVEIDNIMTTQVFMLKPTDEVATAAHIMGNHQIRRIPVVDEVERLIGIIALGDISTHEMSDAKAGRALSDISMPESYQDSNPYYGVNVDDFRL
- a CDS encoding YunC family protein, which encodes MFNVNRITIEDKEFYTYQVKLPKTNLLVISNDVGYFMCGALDVAVFDSKPHLQARKVICGRALGVKTIDDLLNAPLKEVTKAAEQKGITEGMIVRDALLKLD